catctcgcagttggatttgtcatcatacttgagatgaaagcaaaagcgtctgcgagtctgttatccttccttgaaatgtgcctccattttatttttgggatttttgctgataattcttcaacgagcttcttgtatttcttcaaggatggttcatttgtagtatattcTCATTTTATTtagcgaataactagctgcgaatcactagtgatcctagtattttctagtttcacttctattgcgaattttaaggcatgtattaCAACTTCATATTcggtttcgttattagtggacgcgaattccaatatgaatgaaaaagccatctttattccttctgcgaaattaaaacaattccaactccatttccttctacatttgatgatccatctaccaatatctcccatctatttggttctgttaataaatcttttggatctccgtgttctttttctctatccatcatttcttctaccgcttcgtcttcttctaaaggaaattctgccaagaaatatgcaacaacttgtgattttggtgaagacaaaatttcatatttaatatcaaagtggcctacttgtgcattccatctctccactcttgctgatcttttagaatttttcatcaatgattcaattggtactttcgttaatacctttatcttgtgcgcttgaaaatatatccggagcttaaatgatgcataaactaatgctaagatcaacttctcaatctttgagtaattattaaaagttttgctaatgtaataaatgggtttctccactcctgcgtctattcgcaataacataacacttaatgcatgcgacgtcgttgcAAGAtatatcaataattcttctcctgatactgctttttgtaaaatggttgtattcataaaatgttctttgatcccttgaaaagcttttttgcattcatcagtccatttgaatttcgcacccttcttgagtatatcgaaaaaatatttgcatttgtctgatgatcgcgagatGAATCTCCCAAGCGAAGCTAGAAGTCCATTCAGTTTATGTACAtattttatcgttgctggtgttggctggtaggctttgggatatgtataaaataagagcaaagacagcctacagtgatacctgcaagtgcacagggtcagttgtagcaatgtatgtgcaagaacagggtcattccacagggacaaggtgagtGAGTTGAAGCTTTCCTACTTTCCTAAGCTAAGATTATCCTAAGCAGTAAACTAAGTGGAAGTGATAGTGACAGTGGCagttaaacaaaggcagtgagcctaagacagagaagctaagcagtaaatgcactaggggatttgaattcaccttatggcctagctaggcagcatcaatctagtttatgctcttgtccctaatggacaaaggTGGAGGCTCATGCGTTCCTAtaatccagggcatacataaatagagagttaattaactaagctcactagcatcacccctagcattgagtgtcttcttacaacacactcaatcacaggtgatattTGATCCCTAAGCTTCATAACTTCCCTACTTTAGTTAAATGTGGATGATTAAGTCCCTAAATTTTCTAGTTcgcccctagcattgagtgtgttcttacagcacactcaatcacaggtgacttcaatcaccaagaacactaacatcctaattcagttaaacctacaagagtgttcactaagatttttctacccaacaaggtcttcaggcttcatctaatccctagcaagagtaattagaacatattgacagtaattgtaaacatgataaacataaagagtaattgaaattgaaacttggaattaaaacagaagattacaaaacctaacagtggagagcactggctaatccaggcctccaaaggatgctctggctaatccaggcatatccACAACAGCACAATTGCTTGCAGGCATGTCACgaattgcttgcactttttctggatcaacctgtattccttcttttgatacaatgtagcttaaaaattttctcgatgcaactccaatagtacacttctcaggattcaatttaatgttgtaccgctgcatttgttcaaaaatctccctcaggtcctgtacatggtctttggattctttactctttattaacatgtcttccacgtatacttctaatgttttgtgtatccgtTTTGCGaataccttctctaccattctttggtatgtcgctcctgcatttcgcaaaccaaatggcattttcgtgtaacaatataaacctctaggggcgaagaaagcagtatgttcttgatcttcttcagcgagagggatttggttataccctttgtactcatctaaagacgataccctatcatttcccactgcggattccaccatttgaggaatatctggtaacagaaaactatctttaggacaagctttgtttaaatcagtgaaatctatgaaaatccttattcctttgtttttctttgggacaatgatcatattcgctatccattttgggtatttagcttctcttatgattcctacatcaagcattttctgtagttcttattctatttgggaatggtaagctgttgcgatttttcttattctttgtttaaatggtctcacattcttgttaatctccaacttgtgacatgcaattgatggatctattcccggtatctcatccatgctccctgcgaaaacgtctttatattctcgcaaaaggttaacagttctttcttcttcttctacatccatgttggttccaattctcaatattagaggttcttccatagtcccaacgtttacttcttttgttagttctgcggcagtgtaactggactcggattctcccattggtgttggttcttttattgttttcacaggtctttctctttcttccgaaatttcgctgggtattcccctgccttcttttgcccttattaTGTagactctaaattcttcttctttctttgcctcctttgccaactttctacgAAAgtttttcctttttgcttgtccttcataatgctttacttcaatttgatgacataatatcgcattgtcaacatctcctttaGTTTTACCTAtttcatttggtgtggggaatttaatacattgatgtaacgttgatactacaacttttatcgcatgtatccatggtcttcctagcaacatattatatggcgattccatatccaccacgcatagtgtcacgtgtgtttcgatctctcttaatggaattcgtaccactatttcccctttaggttttgttgtggatttccaaagccatgaacaagatatgttgaactggacatttcttcatctttaaaattAAGATGAAGAAATCCTAcattacacccctcatatgatttcattaacactcaactcattttagattaacaatcttaattttattgatgaatctttgaacaatcttacaagaaaagataaaggaatcaagaataaccacttctctagattttctctctcctatttacttgtttcttactcaaaaaatatctctctccctcctttacaactgaacgactatttataaggaaatacatagtggatgacaactaatctgtcatttattttcggatatggcttgcgacattctcgcaaccttacaaatgttaatctcgcaaactctctaattttcgcaggaccatcacatctttctcatgattttgggtgacgtcgtttattatatcgtttctgaaattgttctgcgacgctgttgtgttgtgttgttgataattttgctaagacattattgctgcgagattatgatcctacagagCAAGGTTTTAACTCAAATTAAGGTGCATTCACTGGACTTTATCGCGGTGTacactttttccttcgtcaaggttttgtcccactgggttttccttgtcaaggttttaacgaggcaacatatacGTGTCCAACACTGTCTGAGTTTTACATGCTTatgcaatttcaggtttttctcttttgagttttcctgCTATCTTTGTAATGAGTTAGCCACGTTGGCCATCAGGGGCAGTGTTATAAACCAAATTTATTTACTAAGTTGTCCTTCGTGTCTAAGATTAGGGTTTACATATCTTGGGAACCAAGTCTTCTATCTATATAAACAGAGGCTTAACCCATTGTAATTCTGTACACATGAATAAGAAATCtctcttctttgcttcctttactTTGTGTCTTCTTCTCCTCTTATTCTATATCACGATAATTTTCACTTTTTTAACTTGACCTAAAAATAGGGCTAAATTAAAAAAGTAAATATATTACTTTACAACAAAGGTGGTAGCAGTTTGTTATAACAAcctataagagcatctccaagagagggtgaatctatttatttttagggacacataggattttagacccccatttggcataaattcatctccaacagtagggttCTACAAattaggagggaccaattactaaatatgaaggttttcaagaaagtgttatctacacttctggttgcacctccacgtcatgtttttaaccaattttcttttaattttaaagGTTAAAATTCTCActgttggagatggttttttagatatgagttcctatatttactctatgtgtagaccccataaataaaaggactaaataaaaaatcctaCATGGAGGTGTTACGTACAAAAAAatccgttggagatgctctaagagccCAAAAGAAGAAACTTTATTGTTGTATCAATGAAAAATATGCGAGTGGTTGTTTTagagttgtttttttttggttgtgCATATAGATTTTTTGGATTTCTATACCCCTGGGCTCCTGTTTCTCAATTACTATATTCATTCGTGAGCTGACATTTTACTACTTCTACTTTGATCAACAAAGACCTTATTAATCTTAGACCCCAATAGTTTTTCCAATATTCACCGTAATAGAGATGCATTTATATTCTCTTTAAGATAATTATTAGGGTTATTTAGCTTTctggtacttttttttttttttttttgaccaaaACATGAGTTTGGTTCGACATTTTCCCAGCCTTTGTGTTTCGTCTAGACGAATGTTGATCTGCGTTGACTCCGTTGAGTGGTGACGTTTAATTATAATTTCTTTTGTTATTTCATCCCTCTCACCTTCattttctttggattttcttATTAGCTTCTGACGGTGAAGGTTGTTGGCTCCAACTGAGAGACGGTGATGAAGATTTGAGCTTCGCAAATGAAGATCGATAGGAAAGAGCTGATGTTGCGGATTCCGTTAATTGGTTGGACGAAAAGATGGGTGTTTTCAGTTGGGGGTGTAACAAGAATATATTCCTCCTCTGTCCGGTTATTAGTTGACCTAGTAGTAAAATCtataaatgatttatctcttaaactatataaTGTATATTCGTAAATTTTACATCATTGAAAAGTATTTTAGAACACCTACGTCATGAATATAAACATGGGTATCCAATGATATAAAATCAACTATtaatgggacaaaatctaaaaataaataggtcaactaatagtgggacggatgGAGTATTATTTTGGAGGGTACCAACAAAATAAATTAAGTCAAATACTTATACACGTCACCACTCAACTGAATaccaaaaactaaataaccaaaattaTTATTATGGTAATCTGCATAAGTAgtctagtatttttttttttcttgggaaTATTATGGTGTTCGCTCTTTTGTCTCAGGAAAAGCTATCTTTAGTGCGGTTTCGCGGAAACGTACTAAGTACTTAGACAAATGCGTTTCACATGGCTTTGGTCTTGGTGTCTTAACTTTCTCCACTTTAGGTGAACTCGGAGAGGATACTTTGGAATTCTTCAAGCGACTGAAGAATTGCCTTTTTAgcaatgatgctagtagtggtttgggtagtttcattttttatagattaggcgttgctattcaaaagggtgttggggCTCAGCTTGTCGCTAGGCTATCAACTAGAAGCtttgtgtaaacttttttgttaagttttcatttttttttatcaattttcaaaaataaaaaataattaaaaaaaaaacagaaaaccaacATTGTAGATGCCTTTATAAAGTATTTATGAATCTTGAAAAATGCACTTATTTCTTTGTTTCCACACTCCCAAAACGAAGTAATAGGGGTGTTTAAATACAAACAAGATATAAAACGACCTACTTCCATTGGTTTCAATACCGTCCCTTTCGGACTTTCTGCAATGGTGGTGCAAAACAAACTTAATTtccttttctcttattttttttattaattatttccccAAAATTGATATTTACTATAAAAGTAGTACGTACGAGGATTCAGCATGTTGTGAGGATTCAGTATCATTAAGATGCTCAAAAAACCATTGATTATGGTCTCGGATCctcgagcattccaaaatatgcGCTTCTAGTCTTGTCAACAACAGTTTTTATTTCTACTATATGCATAAGGTATTTTGTTGCATTGTATTAACCATGATACTAGTATAAATTTTGCCCGCTTTGTTGAAAGGTATGTAACAAAAAAATAGCTCATTGCACTTTGATTTGTCCAAACTACGAGAAATTTCGATTCTTCGTATGAAAAtgaagttgcaggaaatcctacaacacaccccttgtattatcatgattatgatttctagatctagatttatttgatatgaaaataaagataaagataatgaaaatagaaaataagacacaagatttacgtggttcgatcaatgtgatctacatccacggggttagggatcttcactatgattgtttgtaattacatatgaattacaattgagactccattaatgagtattttggagctcttggttgaagaaggaagaagaagataataatacaaattctgctctctatctctctacaaatgtgtcctctctaaagtgtctctctcatttttcttttagattattctcctttctctctcttgcctttctctttatataggtatttacataatggatgacagctcatatatggtggggtacagctaacatttcccctaatttcggatctagcttgcggtattttcgcaaacttacaaatgttaacttcgcaaacatcctaaatttcgcacgatcatcatacttttctcacgtttaagctgatgtcttttgttatgtcatttctgaaatcataatGCGATGTCTGTAATTTCACAAacatgtcgttgttgcgagattctgatcttacggaaaaagaaacaaaaccaataaaaagagaaaaatgcAATAAAATAGGAAACAAATTGATCCATAACATTGACAACCTATATCAACAACAGTCTGTGATTCTAGCTAGTATATTCATAACCGTTAATCCATGAAATGTTATGATTCTTAGTATGATATCTTCACTTATCAGAAGTAAATCGCCAGCACCCTAAATTACCCCCAGCGAAACCACCGGGTTGGGATGAAATAGTGAATGTGTTTGAATTCGATGATGATATTCCACGGCATTGGGTGGTGCCACACCAACATAGCAACTCTAAGTAAGACTAAAATGTACGTCCCACCAGCATGCTTTTGGTCTTATACTCTCAACTTTATGCTCTTTACTACCTAATCTCCCAAATCGTACTAATTAACTTCATACTAATCCATATTTAATACACCGTGAGATTAATTAGTAGCTTGGAGGAGACATTATTAGGCCGACTAACCCGATGACCCGAAGGTGGACTTTCCTTTTAAGACCTTTTCTCTTTCTACATTGTAGAGTCACTAGAATGTGCAATCTGATAAAAGTATTTTAACTGTCCCAGAAATCCTAAATTGCTACTTTTATTTAGTCCATTTATTATAACTCATATTATTTAAGGAGTATAATTTATAAACAAACTATAATGTAACACATCTAAAAATTTGTGTCTTGGAATTTTACAGATTTTATCTTGTTAGAAAATTCATAAAGAGATCAACCCTATAAGTACAAACAAAgctatcaaatttagagtttttatgaaaaattccAAGATGTTTATCCTTTTAGTCACAATTAAACCGATGTACATGCCTCAAAAATAACACTCcaacaaagaaaagaagaagatgtataacaagttatgcaataaTGGtgctttgttttatttttttccgGCCGGCCATCGCTATCTTGTCAGCCGTGTACTAGTATATAGGGTGCATGCGTGTCCATGCCCTTATGTAGGCACTCTATTCATTTTTGAGCAAGTAACTCATATCGTTATTGTTAGAGATATTAATTCAAAATATTTTGTATTAAATCTATTCATTAATTTGAACTTTATAAAATATCGGAATAAATCCTTATAATTAGGTAATGTTTGACGTGTCATATCGATATTCTGGACGCGTAAAAGCGGTATGGTCTTCTCCTAGTGTTTAGGATTAGAGTTGCACGTTTGAAACTTTGAATTGGAGAGTAAAGGTTATAATCTAGGAATTTATTATTAGGGGATTAGTGAGTGGGTTAGCGATTCTGTTTTAGGTAGATCTTATGTAAGGAAGGATTTTATGGATGAAAATATGCCGAAAATGTTTCAATAAATGTAGATCATGTTTTAGTGAGTGTTTAGATATCTCTGATTTCTTTTTGTACTATCTTGGAAATTCCATAATTATATGGCAGGGAAACTAGCCTACTTTCATATATTGATAAGTTTTTCACCGGAGGTGCATTTTCACCTATCCTCGGTTCCTCCTTGTTTCTCATTTCGGTTGCTTACTAGTACAATTAGGTCTCATTTTTATTGGTCAAATGCATTAATCATTTGTCTCCTATTAATTGGCAACTACCTAACTATGGTCCTCTGTAACCTGGCAATTTTCCTCGTATTACTGCTGTTCTATTGCTTTCTTTATTTGACGTTTGAAAACTCACAAACAATGGATATAATATCCCAACAGTGCTCCAAGCTTTCCCACTCCAGTCCTGTCTAGAAAAGAAATTTTTGGTgggaaggaatttttttttgaaacaacccTAGAAACCGAGATGGTCAGAGTGGTCAATGCTTAGTGAAAAATGCAGGTACCAGTTTGAAATTAAGGGAAATTGGTTTcttaataataaaaatcaatatcaTTTATTATGCCAAGATATGATAGTTTTTTTACATTAACTTGATATCTGCAGATCTGGGTGATATTCATAAGAAAGATTTGACAGATATTTTGTGTGGTGTAATAGCTGGCAACTTTTAATGCGTATTAAGAAAATGTCCGGACGTCTTAActtttaaaatttgaaaatttatttAGATTTATGTTTATAGTACTCTAAATTGAGGTTCAGATTTCAGATTGCATACGGTTGTGTCCATCGAAATTAATCTTAGCTCAAATATGGAGAGGAAACTTTTCATTTTTCTCCTATCAATTAGTCATGTATCATTACTTTTAAACTCCGTCATAGCAGTGTTCGCAAAGAAAGGGTTTAGTATGAAGATAATTCATAGAAACTCCAAAGAATCACCTTTATATCTAGGTGACCATTTAACAAGAGGCGAGAGGCTTCAGAGATTCGTAGAACAATCGAAAGCTCAAACACGTTACATCGAGTCACGAATACTACTCCACGACAATCCAACACACTCCATCAATCCCGATGTTGTACGTTTGCCTGTAGTTTACGAACCGAGTACGTTTTATGTTGCAATGGTAGGTTTAGGTACATTTTCGGGTGGCCGACCGCCATTCAAGAATTACTATTTGATGATCGATACATGTAGTGATCAGACGTGACTTTAATGTGAAGATGCCACTAAAGCTTTCAATCAAGATATGTCACTTTATTCTTGGAACTTGTCAGCTACATACCGTCCCATTCCTTGTAATACCCATCCTCTTTGCATGGGAGATAACTGCAACACTGATGGCCAATGCACTTATAAAGCAAACTATGCGAGTGCATCCGCTACATTTGGTATTGTATCCGAAGAAAGATTTACGCTAGGCTCCAATACTAGTGGTCGTCTTGAAAGTATTAATTTACACATGAATTGTGGTTTTCTCCAAGATAATTTTGAAAACTTTTTCGGTAAAAATCATTTACATGACGAACCTGATCTTATTGCAGGAATACTTGGCTTAGGAGTAGGACAATGGTCTTTTGTGAATCAATTAGGTGTTGTTGGAGAAGGAAAGTTTTCCTACTGCTTCGAGACATTTAATGATAATATTGAGGGATCAGATACATATTTAAGGTTTGGTGCAGATGCAAGATTTGGAGGCATATTTCAAAAAGTACGTACAACTTCCATGGTTGTGCCTCCTTTTCCAACGTATCAATATTACTTAAATCTAGAAGATATTAGTGTAGGCAACAAAAGAGTAGGCTTTCCCATAGGTACTTTTAAGCTCACCTCTCAAAAAGAAGGCGGTGCCATCATAGATTCTGGTACTCCAATATCCATGATATATAGAGATCATTTTAATAGAGTTGCAGATTTGGTGAAGGCACATTTTAGAGAGCTTGGAATTGATTATATTGGTACCAAGAATGGTTTTGATGTTTGTTTCCGTCTACGTGGAAGATTTGACATTACCAACTATCCTTCAATAACACTCATTTTCAACAGGCCAATTATGATATTCTGGATTACAAAGCTAATTTTGTGATGATATCCAATGAAATCGTCTGTTTTGGGTTTATCGGGGAGGATAAAAATAGGCCGACTTTTATTTTAGGATCAATGCATCAAGCTAACAAACGAATTTTGTATAACGATGGATCAATCACTCTCATTCGTTACTGAATGTTGCGAATTAGGTTCTTGGAGAAACAATGTCGCCTAGCTAGCCAATAATAAATTTACTTCATCCGGGAATTTAATAAATTATTACTTGATCTTAAAGCCTTGTGTTATTTttgttaaattattattttttgtaaattCTTCTTGTCTCACGTAAACATGTGTTTGTATTGAATACTTTCAGCGAATATTTAAGAAAATGTACTAGGTTTAGAACTTTGCTGTGACACGTATatcttgtaaattttttttttgatcggtcaaaagaaaaaaaaactattgaAAAAGAGGTACTTAAAGGGGTACTTCAACCCAATAAATACAACCGATCCAAAAAAGGTAGATCGAGTTTGAAAACGATCATCCAAAGAAGAGAACAAAGAAACAAAGAGCCAAAAGAATTTAGCAAACAAACCATACATCAAACGTCTCGTATCAAAAGCAAAGCGACAGATGGAAATACGAATCCCATAAAACTGTCACCATGTTATCCGTTCAATCCAACATGCTAGTGTTTGACTCCCGCCAAAAGTAAGCTTGGATCTTAGTATCTCGAATTACACTTTCCAAGTTTCACCTTTTGTGATTGAAAGTTCTAGAtttcctttctttccaaatgcaccaccatattGCAATCGACAAGTTGTTCCATATACGATCAAGTCTTTCATCACCCCAATCATGACTCCAAGTTTTTATAGTCGCGAAAATATTATGATCGTAATTCCAATTAAGGTTGCATCCGACCGGTAATTTTTACGATCGTAAAAGTTAACGCAACACACACAACGCCTAGACTATCCATTGCACCAAGCGAAATACTGGGATGTCAAATTCCTCTTCATACGAGTTTGAAATAACGAGAGTACGAAATACACCACGGTTCATTGCACCAAGCGAAATACTGGGATGTCAAATTCCTCTTCATACGAGTTTGAAATAACGAGGGTACCAATTATACCACGGTTCTTTCGATATCGTTTTATGCAGACACACACCTATTGTACAAACTTTTCAAAAAAATATTCACCAAtaaattattttggcaagatgtTCTTGGGTATCATATATACAACCTTTTAAAGGGATAGATTATGGAATAAAAGAGAAGGAAGAGGAAAGATTTTCATGGCCTCACGCTTACCCAATATATACAACCTTTTCAAGGGATAGATTATTTATTTCAATGTATCACAATGTTCAACAGACCACCCACGAGTACCCAATGAACACCAACTTATCGgcattttatctcaaaattaccGAGAATAAAAATGTGTAGACGAAACTACATATAGATAGGAAAGCGTAGATATAAAACTGGAGCCAACTCAAGACATGGGTGATCACCTTAAGTAGCTTGTATTCTGTGCTCAATCAAGTAGCCCCCCTCCTGGCCTCCGGCCTAATACAGACACGACACAAAACGACGACATTCACTTCCGTTTCAAGGTATTCTTCTCCGCATCATGTGCGAAACCAATCTCATGAGTACTCAACAAGAAGCAGCTCAGTGTCATTAATGGCACTATGTAATTCAAACATAAAACACAGCTGCGTACTAATCAAAATGAGAGTACTGGAACTATACATTACATAGTAGAGTCCTCTTCATTCTGGTGGTCCAATCCCCCTGAAGTGTAGCATAAAAGCATCTTTCCAAATAATATTTCTTAGCTCTTTTGGAAATCACCCGACTCGATGTCATCATCATTATTCTTTGTGGGAATGTTATTATTACCCCTATTATCTATGGGCTTTGCACAAACACCCTCTAGTGATAAAAAATAAGTCCAAAACAAAATCACAATTTGTTGACTTCCTGTTTTAACCTCCTACATCTTTTAtctattcttcttcatttcttcgatgaaaccaacaaaagaaatatacCACCACAGTCTCCTCCTCTGGCTTAAACCTGTCGCCGCAACCAGTACCACCATCACCACATCTACGACACCAAAATCACCATCGCCACCGTCTataattatcatcaacagttttagcatcatcatcatcatcttcttcttcttcttctcggttTGTCACTGATTTACAATATGAGATTCAGTTTCAGGAGATCAGATTTTAGGTTTCATTTTCAGGTAATTTCGATCCATCATGATACAaattgagatttaatctccgttCGGTTCTAAAGTTGTGGTGGAGATCGATATCGATTTTAATCAGATCTGAAAATCAAACTTTCTTAAGCGTCTGGAAATCAAACTTCATAAGAATAATCAGATTCAGGAGCtcttattattctttttcttctcgttTTAACTGTAATTTCTACATCAGTTGAAGATTCAAAAGGTTGAGATAGAATTTTAGGTATTGGATTACTATTTCTGAAAATTATAGATTTTGATTTGGTTCATGTTTGATTAATTGGAATTTAACAACTATAGATTTATTCATGAAATTTTCGTTACGAATCTTAATTTAATTACTTTTTCTTGATTTTGATTCAGTTGGAAATCAAGTATATGGGTTCGCTGTAAGAGGTCGAGAATATGGGTTCGTATGGAAttagagaagaagatgatgaagaaatcagTCGAAATAAAGTTTATGTGTGAATTTGGTGTTGCAGTTGTGTGACAAGATGCAAAATGGTTGTGATTGGTGGTCAGTTTGCTGGGATAGTAGCTAAGTCTGAAGATTCAGATGGTGTTAGTTTGATTTAGTTTATTGAAGGTGGGAAGTGCTGTCGGATATGATGTGCAGGTTTGTGTGTTGAAATTGGAAATTACAACTGGACTGTGGAGTGATGTTGGAGCTGGTGCAACTATGCAGTGGTTGCAGTTGAGGTGAAGCTGGGAAAATAATGGTTATGAATTCT
This genomic stretch from Papaver somniferum cultivar HN1 chromosome 5, ASM357369v1, whole genome shotgun sequence harbors:
- the LOC113280058 gene encoding aspartic proteinase CDR1-like is translated as MSLYSWNLSATYRPIPCNTHPLCMGDNCNTDGQCTYKANYASASATFGIVSEERFTLGSNTSGRLESINLHMNCGFLQDNFENFFGKNHLHDEPDLIAGILGLGVGQWSFVNQLGVVGEGKFSYCFETFNDNIEGSDTYLRFGADARFGGIFQKVRTTSMVVPPFPTYQYYLNLEDISVGNKRVGFPIGTFKLTSQKEGGAIIDSGTPISMIYRDHFNRVADLVKAHFRELGIDYIGTKNGFDLEIKYMGSLCVTRCKMVVIGGQFAGIVAKSEDSDGVCVLKLEITTGLWSDVGAGATMQWLQLR